The proteins below come from a single Perca flavescens isolate YP-PL-M2 chromosome 8, PFLA_1.0, whole genome shotgun sequence genomic window:
- the tmpob gene encoding thymopoietin b: protein MAEFLEDPSVLTKDKLKNELTVNNVPLPSGEHKKEVYVQLYLKNLTILNNKKSPPADTFSSDEELPAPVVSNKSRSGRKATKKTDKPRTEEVEVTDLTDEDLKQQLAKHGVDSGPIVATTRKLYEKKLQKLLDQPPAEPEAPTDVTALPKADSNQNGNTNSDQYSDKEDEEIAAPEPEPVPVVEKPVRSRGKAPVTVRTSSRRQTKVVDEIITEETPKKASDNVVEDILANEISTPTGMSATCRRPIRGAAGRPLKPSEYWLDESRVQHSVHTDTRTYSESFSRVGSSVSSSKAPARRGFLSVLLKLLLLVVVGGSLFYVYQNLGVDNINTLKGLLDSVIVPLQGVVNNAATYLGIGSSAGATEGINK from the exons ATGGCAGAATTTCTCGAAGATCCGTCGGTTCTCACCAAAGATAAACTGAAGAATGAGCTCACAGTCAACAATGTGCCACTTCCCAGCGGAGAGCATAAAAAAGAAGTGTATGTGCAGCTGTATCTGAAAAACTTAACCATACTGAATAATAAGAAGAGCCCGCCTGCAGACACCTTCTCCAGCGACGAAGAGTTACCTGCTCCCGTGGTGTCCAACAAAAGTCGATCTGGAAGA aaagcTACCAAAAAGACAGACAAGCCTCGCACAGAGGAAGTGGAGGTGACAGATCTCACTGATGAAgatttaaaacagcagctggccAAACATGGTGTGGACTCGGGACCCATTGTTG CCACCACCCGTAAATTGTATGAGAAGAAGCTGCAGAAGCTTTTGGATCAGCCTCCAGCTGAACCTGAAGCTCCTACAGACGTCACAGCTCTCCCCAAGGCAGACAGTAACCAGAATGGCAACACAAATTCTGACCAGTACAGTGACAAGGAAGATG agGAGATTGCTGCCCCTGAGCCAGAGCCAGTTCCTGTCGTGGAGAAGCCTGTGAGGAGCAGAGGGAAAGCTCCAGTTACCGTCAGAACCAGCAGCAGACGACAAACCAAG GTGGTGGATGAAATTATTACTGAAGAAACCCCTAAGAAGGCCAGCGATAATGTTGTTGAAGATATTCTTGCCAATGAAATAAGCACACCAACAGGCATGAG TGCGACCTGCAGGCGTCCGATCCGAGGGGCAGCTGGTCGACCTTTAAAACCAAGTGAATACTGGCTGGATGAGTCCCGTGTGCAGCACAGCGTCCACACTGACACCCGCACTTACTCTGAGTCTTTCTCCAGAGTGGGCAGCTCCGTCTCTTCAAGCAAAGCGCCAGCCCGACGAGGCTTCTTGTCTGTGTTGCTCAAGCTCCTGCTCCTTGTTGTGGTGGGTGGTTCTCTCTTCTATGTCTACCAGAACCTGGGTGTCGATAACATCAACACCCTCAAAGGCCTCCTGGACAGCGTCATTGTCCCCCTTCAGGGCGTTGTGAACAACGCAGCCACCTACCTGGGCATCGGCAGCAGTGCCGGTGCTACAGAGGGCATCAACAAGTAA